From Arachis hypogaea cultivar Tifrunner chromosome 3, arahy.Tifrunner.gnm2.J5K5, whole genome shotgun sequence:
TTGTTGAATCAAATGATTGATCTGAAATTAGTCACCAAGTTCATAAAGAaatagttcaaaaaaaaaaaaaggtgagtACTACTTGttgaaaaaattgatttaataTCCATATGCAGTAGAAATTGTACAATTGCTGAAGGTCTTAATAATGGATGCAGGACTCAGATGCAATGGAGAAGAAAAGTCATGCTGATTTTTTATAACAGTGCATGGTCCTTACTAGGGGATCTTTTGTGAACATGTAAAGTAAAGTAGGCTATCACTGGTTGCGCCTACTTATCTATGGTGCTCTGACTTTAAGTCTTGGTACCATGTTCTTTGACATTGGCTCAAGCAGTGAATCAATTCAGGTACACAAATCAACCTTGAGACACATAATGCACAAAATTCAGCAATCATAGCAACATTATTTGCAGCAAAAATTTTGATAAACCTAATGTTAAAGGcttaaatcttaatttatttgatgTCAGGCCAGAGCTTCACTACTTGTATTTGTTGTTACATTCCTTACCTTCATTACTGTTGGTGCATTCCCTTCTTTTGTGGAAGATATTAAGGTAAACTACTATTTCTGTTAAGAACAAACTATGTGACATAATTATCACCACCCTGTTATGCGCACTTACGTACTATTCATCCACTATTGAATGGGGCGTGAGCTCTGCCTAGATTGAAACTCACGCCCCATCCAACGTGGATGAACAATATTTAGGCAGAGAGCACAATAATGACTGTATTCAAGAAACATTCTAAATATGATCATGTCAAATTACTGAATATGTTGGTGAAATGATCCATAATTAGGTGTTTGAAAGAAAAAGACTGAATGGACATTATGGGGTAACTGCATACACCATTTGCAACACATTATCTTTAGTTCCATTCTTGCTATTGATGTCACTGATCCCTGGAGCAGTGGTTTATTACCTAGTTGGACTTCACCAAGGACACCAAGAATTCATCTACTTTACATCTATACTTTTTGTTTCTGTCTTTTTGGTTGAGGGTCTCATGATGATTGTTGCAAGCATTGTCCCCAATTTTCTGCTAGGCATAATCTTCGGCACCGGAATATTGGGagtgatgatgttggatggtggattCTATAGGCTTCCAAGTGATATCCCTAAACCGTTTTGGAGATATCCTTTGCATTACATTTCATTCCACAAGTATGCATACCAAGGATTGTTCAAGAACGCGTTTCAAGGCCTAACATTCACCGGCAATAATCAAGATGGAGGATCTATGATAAACATTAGTGGGGAAGAGATACTTAGAAACTTGTGGCAAGTGAAAATTGGTTACTCAAAATGGAATGATGTTGTTATATTGATAGGAATGGCAGTGACATACAGAATTTGGTTCTTGGTAATCATCAAGAGCTTTGAGAAAGTGAAGCCTATTGTTGTGACAGCAATGAATAATTGCCCGCAAGCAAAGTTCAGGTTCACTAAGGTGACTAGACTAGGAGCAATGGCATGATTCATTTGCTTGCTTGCCTTGCAGAACCATAATAACatataatataatcatatatttgCTTAGTATATTAATGTGTGAACTGAGGTTATTATAATACTTGAGAAGAACCgtatataattattttctttttaaggAGATCAGATACTGAGTAATAGTGGTTATGATTATCGTATGGATTACAAGATTGCATTGCCCTTGGATGAATAAATCTGAAGCTTGCCTTCAACACTCAAGCATAATAACTGAACTAATGGGATGAGGGGACTGATTACTCGACCAATTTAAATTGGTTTACAAGACAATACTTATGTACCAatcaacaataatatatatacaaattaaaatcacCAAAATAAATCACAAACCTAGCTACTATagctttaatttgaaaataattataaCCATAGAGTTAGATTTATGTTTGGGTTTATGCTTCATGACTTAGTGCAGAGTTATCATCATTATTCTCCATCACTAGTGTTGCTCGCTTGGGAGACCCTGAAATGAATGACACAAAAAATGGCTTCAACTTCTCCGTAATCTTGATGATCAAGAAGAACAACACTCGATACACCAAAATCATCCCAAGCAAGATTCCGAGATCGACCCACTTGGAGTAACTCATGTCAACTTGCCACGTGTCCCTCAGAATCTGGTCACCACTAATGTAGGAGCCATTTCCATCATTTGTTGCAAAGCTTAGCCCCTGAAACTCGTTCTTGTACAATCCTTGGAATGCAAATCTATGAAATGCAACATAGAACATTGGGTATCTCCAAAATGGTTTGGGAAGATCATTGGGCAATCTGAAGAACCCTCCGGCCAGCATCATGATTCCTTGGATTCCGGCGCCGCTTATGATTCCCATTAGATAGTTTGGGACTACGCTTGCAACTATCATCATTAGGCTTTCAACCAACATGAGGCAAGAAAACAGAACACATATGAAGTAAACAAAATGGTCGAATcctctttgaagatgaggaaggTAATAAGCTATGGCTCCTGGAATCACTGATACTAGAACCAAGTATGGCACACTAGATACTGTGTTCCCAATTACAAATGCCACAACACCATAATGCCCATTCAATCTTTCTCGTTCAAATACCTACGTATATATATAACAACAATTCAATTCTCAAGCAGTCAatgtaaaaaatagttatttttgctAACATGACGTTGTCTGATTGGGTGCATACGAAAAATAGTTTTACACCaatagtgcatcaaaattaaattctatattgTGATGAATAATTCTTTAAATTACCTTCATGACCTCCACAAAGGAAGGGAATCCACCAATGGTCATGAAAGTTATGAATGAAGATTCAAACATAAGAAGTGCTCCTCTGTCCTGAATTGTGCTGAAACTTGTACCTAGATCATAGAAAACTGTGGCAGTGGCTATGGCCAATGCAATGTATATTCCAAGACGTAACCAATAATAGCCTAGATCACGAAACATGTTCACGCATGATATTTTGGTTAGAACAATGCACTGATTAAGGAAACCAGCACGCCTTCTCTTCTTATGATCTACTGATCTAGTCTCCTGAAACATAAATTGAGTTATGGATCAATGCTTTTATTATAGCTTATGAATGCACACGCAATAGACATGAAATGAAAGAAACCTGGTTAGATAGCATTGCAACTTCTTGTTGAACTTGTTGGTTAATTTCAGATGATTCATATGCGCTTATAAGGATTCTAATTGCTTCTTCTGTAGGCACTGTTCTAGTGCCAGATAAACCCATGTCAGTATCCTGAAATAGTAGTTAATTCAAAATACCATCAAATTATTTCTGAATGCTCTCATGTATCTTCAAGTGAAGCTAAGCTTAGTTACCTGATCAAAATCCTTGTTTATTGTTTTCAGTAAATGATCAGAAGGGTTTTGGAGTGCAGGACATGGAAAACCATTGGAAGCAAAAAACTACATACATTGAAACAAAACCAGAATTTAATATTATGActaaaattaaatgaattaaaagaagaaaaaaaagataggAACCTGAGTAGCAGTTGAGGCAGGTCCAAAGTAAACAGTTGTACCAGAAGAGAGAAGACAAAGGTTATGGAAAAGTTGAAAGACTTCAGTGCTTGGTTGATGTATTGAAGCAATAACGGTTCTTTGAATGCCATCTTTCTGAACAAGGTTTGCAATTCTTTTCATGACATAATAGGAAGCAGCACTGTCAAGTCCACTTGTTGGTTCATCAAGAAACAAGAGCCTTGGGCGTGTTAGGATCTCAATGCAGATGCTCACACGTCTCTTCTGACCACCACTGATTCCTTTAATGCCCCAACCTCCAATTCTTGTGTTAATGGCATCTTGCAGACCCATTTCTCTTATTGTAATCTctgctctctctcttttctctgccTTGGACATGGAATCAGGTAGTTGGAGTTGAGCTGAGTAGTGCACTGCTTCCCTCACCGTTAAGGTTGTTAATAAGGTATCATCTTGTGTCACATATGCCTATGCCATACATTTAAACTCTtgctaattattcaaattaattaagacTACTACTTAATCATTATTGTGACAtggtaatttttagtatttttcacCATCATTTAATCAGCACCAATATTAAAgtgtttttaacaaataaattttactaattcatgtgtacaaattttaaaaaatatgattacaaatagtattaatttttgtgtataaATTCTGATAAATATAAGTGCAAATTATATGCTTCTTGTATGTAAAATTCATGTAAATATGAATACGTAAATATTATAGTGTATGGTTTTGTACCGAGATTCCATAGGCCAGCGCTTCTTTGCGACCGTTGATGAGAATCTCTCCTGTTTGTCTTGTGTTTGAATCTAATCTACCTGAAATATGAGTTCAAACATATAGCTCATTATTAATAATGCATTTACAtatatcttaatattaaaattcttttgacaaatatatatattattaagtatatatgaTTGCATATTTGCATTAGAAAAGGTATATAACTCGGTTATTTACAATATTACATTCTTTTAATAAGTACAGACATTTTATTAAATGATCACAATGTAAAACTTTGTattattaattcttaattaatatttCTAAGATAAATTTAAATGTATTCTATGGTTACGTGTGTGTTGTATTTTCTATTTGATATCCCATCATGTAATCTTCTTTAAATAATGTCACTCGATCGAGGGATAacacataatttttaaaaaaaaatggaaaggtgttaaaatttgttcttagtttaTCTTAAATAATTAATGTCAATAAAAATATCAACCAGGAGTTTCAATGATGGGTTCATTATAgttcaattatttctaattattttcgtgtgaagttaatagttaaaaaacgttcagataatttaaaaaattcgaTTAAATTATCATCTgacaattatcaattattaattttacataaaaattttcatctttattttataaCATCTTAGATTCATGTACCTAAAAATACGAAATTAAATACATATCGTTGCACGcctatttttaagtattttttaaaatcatatatgagttattaattaaatattttttcatatatattaaatcattttatatttgtgtaaatttttttggatactaataggtatcaaaattaattaattttttatttaaattcttaaaataaatcttttaaatacggacaattaaaataatttatttgagtttattatttttgttaatcatttaaatagtgaatcaaaaaataattatttttataaatataacaatattaagattttatcaaaaaataaataaataaataataataataataataataataataataataataataataataataataataataataatgtttaccCTTCCGTTGAATCAAGTTTAACATACGTAGTGATATTAATGGGTAAATTAAAAAGTAAACCTCACGTAACGATTAAATCATTATGTAACAATTTTTAAGTATTAATTTTATAAGAAGACAAGTGTAAATTAAAATGTATCCCGATTTTTTGAATGAAATGAAAAAGgtatgccaatgagttataactcaaatgacatagtttttccatactcaattaataggttgcaggttcgagtctcctatctttggtaaaaaaaaaaaatgaaaaaggtatATGAGTAGATAGATAGGGAAATATGAAATACCTGCTAAGGCATCAAGAAGGGTAGACTTGCCAGAACCAGAAGGACCCATTATGGCCAATAGCTGGCCCGGTTTGGCATAACCGGTTAGACCGGAAAGAATTGGTTTGCTTCCTTTGTTTCCCATTGATGCAGTCACCCACACATCCTTCCATGTCATACACATACACATAccctccttctctttctcttcgTTTCTCTTATTCCCCTTCtcatcttcattatcatcatGCTCAATCTCTATCACCATGCTTTCAGATGCCATTATTATGCGTGCCAATTTCAGCTTCTACTTCGTTCCATCTTATTTATACACGCAATGTATGTGTCGTTTTTCTTGAATGTCTTTAATTAAGACTTCCACTTCTTAATTAGTTGTTCAAGGTCTAACTTCAATCGCCGTAATAAATTTCAACGTGTTTTAATAGACAACTATAACTAATTCTTACCCACTTTCATTTATTTTAGAGTGAATACCCCATTCGCCCTTGACAATTatttcgaaaggacaacgaggtcccaaaaaaaaaaaacacccaatccggcctctgataaattttttttaggacagattagcccctgtgccaaaaaaataacattgatttatttttggcacaggggcctcgttgtcttttcgaagtaattgtcagggccgggttgaatttattttttttgtcagggccgggttgggtttttttttgtcaggggtttttttgttttaattttactgtatcattattaaagtaataaatatattttattcattatTGATATATCGTTTACTTTTTCTTTGaacattataataattttattaaaaaaggaACAAGAGGCTCAAAAGCCGCCGTAGTCCACGTTATATGaatccaaattttttaaatataaatttaatatcgcCCCGCGGCCTTAATGCCTTATCATACAAAACGGTGGGTATAAtttcagtataatttattattttaattaataattaattattaatatttaaaagtgtaaaataaaaatataaaattaggttattaaactaaaaatattagtcaatataattaaaattttgactgttgaattttttttccttaaataATATTTGGATTATTTGCAAAAAGAGTTTGTGTCAAATAAGCTATATGTGCGAATGCAAGAAATACTCTAAACCCGAGAAAGGGATACTAcaaaaatattacataaatttttgaatggttttaattttatttcatataatGCTATTAATTATATCAGCttttgataaatattaattttaattattgatgtACTGCAATATTGTATTACAACATAGAAAAAGTTATTCAAAAAACAAAATATGTATCAAAAAATAAATGACATGTGACATATTGTTAGGCCCTTGACTTGTAGGTTagtgttgttaattttattttattttatttaaatacaaattttaaagtatcttttattgatattattttaGTATGTAAAATTAGGATTATTGTTGTACTAAGAACATAATTTAAAGGCCTAACTTATTAGGTTTGTAATTGGTGCTAGCTATTTTTAAGGATTTACTTTACTATTAGTTAATCAAATATCTGTTTTTATCACTGTTCAAACAAAAAGATTGGGATCGCACTCAAACAAAATCCCTTTATCACTGTTCTTGATGTGAGATTAGGATACACACTCACAAATACATATTTATTATCCGCCATTCTTAAGAAAATTATTGAAAGAGTTTAGAAGAAAGACTGAAATTTATGTGAGGGAAGCTACTAAATGAACCTCCTTATATAGATGCAAAAAATTGTTGTTTCACATCACGTTTATATTGAAAACAAGTTGATTATTAAACATATATCTTATttacattataaataaaattatagcaCATATATTTCGTTTAATTATAAATGAGATATGTACACTTTAATATTCATTATGTATCTTGTTTGTATCTATTTTTGGTTCATAAAATTTGTGTTTTATCGAGTTTACTGTATAAATGAgatatgtatatttaattaacTCGTTTGCATTGTAAATAGGATAAGTAATAGGGCAGTGAATTCGATGGTCTcagaacgtttggaccattaaatggtctcataacaaaacatatttttttaaatttaataattgttaaatagttattttctaattttaattataaattaatctcatatattttatttaattataaaaactattttttattttataaattattattttatcattcatctattatatttattaacaatcaaaactaaaaacaataacaaattagatcTTCTATTGATCATAAtaactttttaataatttcaatagATTGATCttctaacaaatttttttaatcaatccaTCCGAGAATTTTCTCAGATCCAAAATACCGAGAAGGAAAAAATTCAAAGTTTGGTGATTTCAGAGCTTGCTGGTGAGAGATGTATTGTGGGGGCGAGAATATGCATGCTATGCGCGTGCCTGATTCTTGTGGTGATTGCCATTGGTTTTCTCTTTGGCTTCGGAGTTTTCAAGCATGGTTGATTTTAGGCTccccttccttttctttttggcTGGCTATGGCGCGTTAAAGTCCCCTCCAAACATAAATGTTTGACTATATTATTTGTAAAATTTGATTATACATATAATTATTTggtcattttatattttaatcgaTTGGATTAAACAAACCTAAATTGCTTTaatgaattcaatcgattgggtaatatgaccaatcaaTTGATTTTTGGGCAAACCATAATGTCTTGTAACTTTCAAtcgattattttgtgataatctGAAGTCaaatcgattgagttatgggaacctgaaattcaatcgattgttttgttaatCCAATCGATTAATTTTCTAAGAAACACGATTTTACAACCTTCGATAGATGTAATGGATCAAAGATAAACTTTTAATCGATTGAGATTGTCAAAAAgttattacgatcaatggaagatctaattcgttattgtttttgtttttgattgttaATGAACATAAtaaatgaatgataaaataataatttataaaataaaaaataatttttataattaaataaaatatatgggattaatttataattaaaattagaaaaggattatttagtaattattaaaaaatttaaaaaacatattttgtaGTCCAAACGTTCTGGGACCATCGAATCCGGTGCCAAGTAATAGGATATAAATTGGtaaacaaaaatgctatttgtacaccaaaatcaattACTATAtaattgtgtataaatacatgtattgtaTATttcattttcaatatgtattttgtatttcacataaattttatactaatagttgattttagtgtacacctaACATAATTAATTGATAGCTATATCTTATAAAATGGGAACGTTTATAGATACAAATAATTCGATTAATTGATCAAAATTGATCTAATCTAATCATATTAAGGATCCGTTTGGGAAACTCTAGAAGtagctttttttaatttttaacttatgaaaagtagtagtattaatgtcgggtgcaattttcaaaactaaattacaactttctaagaagctattttggagcttatagagaagttaaaaaaaattacttctctcataatacttctacttttcattacatttctttaaaataagcacttttagagttaaaaatccaaacacaaaataacttatttataagttacttttaacagagttatttattgtttaagttattttatcaaaatgagcttaattaaattagttaccCAAACTGGGCTAATTCTATTAAATAGATAATCGAGACATCGAGTACGATCGAATTAAACCCAGTTAAAAGCGAAGTCAAATATCAGTTTTGGGCCACCCGAATCAATCTGGTTTTTTGATTAAATTTAtgttaatttaaaagaataaaataaaataatatatatgtaacttTATCCTCTATACCAAATTATGATCTTTATTAAAGTGTAATTTTGATGATGTATTACTCTTTATCTTtttacaattatatattatttccaaatatttttttcatttttttatattttttaattttttttatttttaattgggtaTCTAATAATAATCCGAACAAATCCAATCCGGATTTTATAAATTTGAAATGGTTTGGATCTACtcgtaaaaaattttaaattcaaacaaTCCAAACCCATTAAAATTTAATCAATTCGGTTGTTAttctttctcaaactcaaaccaATTGGATCCATAATAACTCTTATTCCAAAATACATATATCTGtgcataaaatatttaaattattttttaaaaatccctTATGTTATCATTCCTTATATTGTAATTCCTAATATATATTAATTcattgccaatgagtaatagctcaaatgacatagtctcttcatactcaattaagaggttgcggatttGAGTctcttatttttgataaaaaaaaatatatattaatccaTTTCATTGGTAAATTGAAGTACGCTAACAGGACGATCAACGATACAAACAAAGCGTTAGGTGAGCGAGTTGAAATTTCAACTTTGAGATATCATCTGAGAAAGTCAACCATGGAAAGAAGTTGACCAATCTTACCCTTGGATGTATATATGAGTAATAACCGAGTctcacaaattaaaataaaattaaggaaTAGCAAGATTGAACATGAAAGTagcttaatataataatatttatgtaGATATATTTCATCATGAACTTGTGCATTTCCTCTTGTGCGTTGATTGGTGGAATGCAATTTTAGAACTAGCAGCTAATAAATGATTTTCC
This genomic window contains:
- the LOC112735612 gene encoding ABC transporter G family member 1, which gives rise to MFFDIGSSSESIQARASLLVFVVTFLTFITVGAFPSFVEDIKVFERKRLNGHYGVTAYTICNTLSLVPFLLLMSLIPGAVVYYLVGLHQGHQEFIYFTSILFVSVFLVEGLMMIVASIVPNFLLGIIFGTGILGVMMLDGGFYRLPSDIPKPFWRYPLHYISFHKYAYQGLFKNAFQGLTFTGNNQDGGSMINISGEEILRNLWQVKIGYSKWNDVVILIGMAVTYRIWFLVIIKSFEKVKPIVVTAMNNCPQAKFRFTKVTRLGAMA
- the LOC112734411 gene encoding ABC transporter G family member 1, which codes for MASESMVIEIEHDDNEDEKGNKRNEEKEKEGMCMCMTWKDVWVTASMGNKGSKPILSGLTGYAKPGQLLAIMGPSGSGKSTLLDALAGRLDSNTRQTGEILINGRKEALAYGISAYVTQDDTLLTTLTVREAVHYSAQLQLPDSMSKAEKRERAEITIREMGLQDAINTRIGGWGIKGISGGQKRRVSICIEILTRPRLLFLDEPTSGLDSAASYYVMKRIANLVQKDGIQRTVIASIHQPSTEVFQLFHNLCLLSSGTTVYFGPASTATQFFASNGFPCPALQNPSDHLLKTINKDFDQDTDMGLSGTRTVPTEEAIRILISAYESSEINQQVQQEVAMLSNQETRSVDHKKRRRAGFLNQCIVLTKISCVNMFRDLGYYWLRLGIYIALAIATATVFYDLGTSFSTIQDRGALLMFESSFITFMTIGGFPSFVEVMKVFERERLNGHYGVVAFVIGNTVSSVPYLVLVSVIPGAIAYYLPHLQRGFDHFVYFICVLFSCLMLVESLMMIVASVVPNYLMGIISGAGIQGIMMLAGGFFRLPNDLPKPFWRYPMFYVAFHRFAFQGLYKNEFQGLSFATNDGNGSYISGDQILRDTWQVDMSYSKWVDLGILLGMILVYRVLFFLIIKITEKLKPFFVSFISGSPKRATLVMENNDDNSALSHEA